Proteins encoded together in one Gigantopelta aegis isolate Gae_Host chromosome 8, Gae_host_genome, whole genome shotgun sequence window:
- the LOC121379006 gene encoding NADH dehydrogenase [ubiquinone] 1 beta subcomplex subunit 10-like isoform X2 translates to MKKYLKQKRSDSTFEKFVEPIQSRNKYPYYHRRFRRVPTIDECEFNDAVCIYEAESQYRRDKMVDEQIVKILRNRKNECKFWEGPDAKVKCRKVSEDYDKAATNWFIKYGDIGANANVISAYMKQKHRLIWERRNPESIMRS, encoded by the exons atgaagaaatatttaaaacagaaaagaagCGATTCAACTTTTG AAAAGTTTGTGGAGCCTATTCAGAGCCGAAACAAGTACCCTTACTACCATCGCCGTTTCCGACGAGTGCCAACCATTGATGAATGTGAATTTAATGATGCTGTCTGCATCTACGAAGCGGAGTCACAGTACAGGAGAGACAA AATGGTAGACGAGCAAATTGTGAAAATTCTACGAAACCGGAAAAATGAATGCAAGTTTTGGGAAGGTCCAGATGCTAAAGTGAAGTGCAGGAAGGTTTCAGAAGACTATGACAAAGCAGCTACCAACTGGTTTATAAAAT aTGGTGACATCGGAGCCAATGCTAACGTCATTAGCGCTTACATGAAACAGAAACATCGTCTTATCTGGGAGAGACGAAACCCAGAGTCCATAATGAGGTCATGA
- the LOC121379006 gene encoding NADH dehydrogenase [ubiquinone] 1 beta subcomplex subunit 10-like isoform X1 — MASDSGDDNEGHRYEKLALALFKVLDGPVTALREKFVEPIQSRNKYPYYHRRFRRVPTIDECEFNDAVCIYEAESQYRRDKMVDEQIVKILRNRKNECKFWEGPDAKVKCRKVSEDYDKAATNWFIKYGDIGANANVISAYMKQKHRLIWERRNPESIMRS, encoded by the exons ATGGCATCAGATAGTGGCGATGATAACGAAGGACATAGATATGAAAAATTAGCGCTTGCACTTTTTAAGGTGCTTGATGGTCCAGTAACTGCATTACGAG AAAAGTTTGTGGAGCCTATTCAGAGCCGAAACAAGTACCCTTACTACCATCGCCGTTTCCGACGAGTGCCAACCATTGATGAATGTGAATTTAATGATGCTGTCTGCATCTACGAAGCGGAGTCACAGTACAGGAGAGACAA AATGGTAGACGAGCAAATTGTGAAAATTCTACGAAACCGGAAAAATGAATGCAAGTTTTGGGAAGGTCCAGATGCTAAAGTGAAGTGCAGGAAGGTTTCAGAAGACTATGACAAAGCAGCTACCAACTGGTTTATAAAAT aTGGTGACATCGGAGCCAATGCTAACGTCATTAGCGCTTACATGAAACAGAAACATCGTCTTATCTGGGAGAGACGAAACCCAGAGTCCATAATGAGGTCATGA